Proteins from a genomic interval of Fusarium oxysporum Fo47 chromosome I, complete sequence:
- a CDS encoding 6-O-methylguanine DNA methyltransferase translates to MPRSDEAQAFFHAVYSAVQEIPHGKVTTYGHIAMLVGTPQRPRQVGVCLKHLPADPSQPFNHENVPWQRVINSKGQISPRSQPGGSRSQADALQAEAVQVETNAMGEHSVDFSKYGWFPELLPSEENDQGE, encoded by the exons ATGCCCCGGTCAGACGAAGCACAAGCCTTCTTCCACGCCGTATACTCAGCCGTTCAAGAGATCCCCCACGGCAAAGTCACGACATACGGCCACATCGCCATGCTCGTTGGAACCC CTCAAAGACCTCGTCAAGTCGGTGTCTGTCTAAAACACCTTCCCGCCGATCCGTCTCAGCCCTTCAACCATGAAAACGTTCCATGGCAAAGAGTCATAAACTCCAAAGGCCAAATATCGCCTAG ATCTCAACCTGGAGGATCCCGCTCACAAGCTGATGCCCTCCAAGCAGAAGCCGTACAAGTCGAGACAAACGCAATGGGCGAACACTCAGTAGACTTCTCCAAGTACGGCTGGTTCCCAGAACTACTCCCCTCAGAAGAAAACGATCAAGGCGAATGA
- a CDS encoding chaperonin 10-like protein, with protein sequence MSTDYEFKGWLGRDPDSVNGKMEWDTFEPKKWEENDVDIKITHCGICGSDLHTLRSGWGETPFPCCVGHEIVGKAVRVGSNVTDIKVGDRVGVGAQARSCLRDDCSECSAGRLNYCPKMVSTYGSIYPDDIGKSYGGYADYNRTDSRFVVKIPESLPSEYAAPMLCGGVTVYAPLRNNGCGPGKTVGIVGVGGLGHFGVLFAKALGADKVIGISRKASKKEEVLALGADAYIATDDDEDWANKNAKTIDLMICTVSSSKMPYSDYFKLLRHGADFVQVGAPDSGELPPINAFNLIMGQFKLSGSLIGSPKDIEEMLQLAVEKNVKPWVEKRPMEDANQAVVDMENGKARYRYVLVNQKNID encoded by the exons ATGTCTACCGATTACGAATTCAAGGGCTGGCTTGGCCGTGATCCCGACTCCGTCAATGGAAAGATGGAGTGGGATACCTTTGAGCCCAAGAAGTGGGAGGAGAACGACGTCGACATCAAGATCACACACTGCGGTATCTGCGGTTCTGACCTTCACACTCTTCGCTCCGGCTGGGGCGAGACACCTTTCC CCTGCTGTGTCGGTCACGAAATCGTCGGCAAGGCAGTCCGCGTCGGCTCCAACGTAACAGACATCAAGGTCGGCGACAGAGTCGGTGTAGGCGCCCAGGCCCGCAGCTGTCTCCGCGACGACTGCTCCGAGTGCTCCGCCGGCCGCCTCAACTACTGCCCCAAGATGGTCAGCACCTACGGCTCCATCTACCCCGACGACATCGGAAAGTCCTACGGTGGATACGCCGACTACAACCGCACTGACTCTCGCTTCGTCGTAAAGATCCCCGAGAGTCTCCCCTCAGAGTACGCTGCGCCCATGCTCTGCGGCGGTGTCACCGTCTACGCTCCCCTCCGTAACAATGGCTGCGGTCCTGGAAAGACTGTTGGTATCGTCGGTGTAGGCGGTCTAGGCCACTTTGGCGTTCTCTTCGCTAAGGCCCTCGGCGCCGATAAGGTCATTGGTATTTCTCGCAAGGcctccaagaaggaagaggtcCTCGCTCTCGGCGCAGACGCCTACATCGCCActgacgacgatgaggactGGGCCAACAAGAACGCCAAGACGATCGATCTCATGATCTGCACTGTATCAAGCAGCAAGATGCCCTACAGCGATTACTTCAAGCTTCTGCGCCACGGCGCCGACTTTGTGCAGGTCGGTGCTCCTGACTCTGGCGAGCTGCCCCCCATCAATGCGttcaacctcatcatggGCCAGTTCAAGCTCAGTGGAAGCTTGATTGGGTCGCCTAAGGATATCGAGGAGATGCTGCAgcttgctgttgagaagaatgTCAAGCCGTGGGTTGAGAAGAGGCCGATGGAGGATGCGAAccaggctgttgttgatatGGAGAATGGAAAGGCGCGATACCGATATGTTTTGGTTAACCAGAAGAACATTGATTAA
- a CDS encoding uncharacterized protein (domain of unknown function-domain containing protein) has translation MAELTQPPAPKRLGQLPQLTELKDPDDDWTGITEARDRRRRQNRLNQRAYRKRKARNEEYANVTPEEVHTNGLLIFTTARERAVAYAFMQLVHMQHSLKNHRPALLPSLIRLNAVNAVSSNAVHIGIPLQGLCCDDVISPWNALGPSSADGTLVKSACPESLRPTRLQIEIEHHPWVDLLPFPQLRDNMLKGYTSGVFDEDELCIDILGLMSSQGLDDAYLIVWGEAHDGSSWEVSVGFLRKWGWLLKGCPELVESTNRWRQQRGEAKLNIQV, from the exons ATGGCAGAGCTTACTCAACCGCCGGCTCCGAAACGTCTCGGCCAACTGCCCCAGTTAACGGAGCTCAAAGACCCAGACGATGATTGGACGGGGATCACTGAGGCGAGGGATAGACGGAGACGGCAGAACCGTCTGAATCAGAGAGCTTATC GCAAACGGAAGGCCCGGAATGAGGAATATGCAAATGTCACCCCCGAAGAAGTTCACACGAATGGACTCCTCATATTCACCACTGCCAGAGAACGTGCTGTTGCATATGCATTCATGCAGCTGGTGCACATGCAACATAGTCTGAAGAACCATCGTCCGGCACTTCTACCTTCACTCATCCGCCTCAACGCCGTTAATGCCGTGTCCAGCAATGCAGTTCACATCGGTATCCCGCTGCAAGGATTATGCTGCGACGATGTGATATCGCCCTGGAACGCCCTAGGTCCCTCGTCCGCAGATGGTACCTTGGTGAAATCCGCATGTCCCGAATCGCTACGTCCTACAAGGTTACAAATCGAGATTGAGCATCATCCCTGGGTCGATTTACTACCATTCCCTCAATTGAGAGATAACATGCTCAAGGGATACACCAGCGGTGTatttgatgaagatgagttgTGTATCGACATACTGGGACTCATGAGTAGCCAAGGATTGGATGATGCTTACTTGATTGTCTGGGGAGAGGCACACGACGGGAGTAGTTGGGAGGTTAGTGTGGGATTTCTGAGGAAATGGGGATGGTTGCTGAAGGGTTGTCCTGAGTTGGTTGAGTCAACAAATCGATGGCGGCAAcaaagaggagaagcaaAACTAAATATTCAGGTCTAA
- a CDS encoding Cyanovirin-N codes for MFSPLLLLTLTLDAIATSPSSSLNTTNLTQHPSRVAPRFISGGFYDKCKDVRFYLAKVDDAHPRKNSFNGYKSSPWLVAKCPDKNGKYLCTWLALSKCLLNSEGELYRGSNGNFHGSCTACKLTGSNFNCGCWSGLKKGKNDFGNRVHRTSIDLNVAVGAVDGFLTCHGNWGILDYCSGRPSHDPFLDSK; via the exons ATGTTTTCACCCCTCCTCCTTCTAACCCTCACCCTCGACGCAATCGCTACCTCCCCTTCCTCCTCCCTCAACACAACCAACCTCACGCAACATCCCTCCCGCGTCGCACCACGCTTCATATCAGGCGGTTTCTACGACAAATGCAAAGACGTACGCTTCTACCTCGCCAAAGTAGACGATGCACATCCCCGCAAGAACAGCTTCAACGGGTACAAGTCTTCACCGTGGCTTGTAGCGAAATGTCCTGATAAGAATGGAAAGTATCTCTGTACGTGGTTGGCGCTGAGTAAGTGTTTGCTTAACTCGGAGGGGGAGCTATATCGTGGATCAAA TGGCAATTTTCACGGGTCGTGTACGGCGTGTAAGTTGACTGGCAGTAACTTCAACTGCGGCTGTTGGAGTGGTTtgaagaagggcaagaatgATTTCGGGAACCGGGTTCATCGAACGAGTATCGATTTGA atgttgctgttggcgcTGTTGATGGGTTTTTGACCTGTCATGGGAATTGGGGAATCCTCGATTATTGCAGTGGAAGGCCATCGCATGATCCTTTTCTCGATTCCAAGTGA
- a CDS encoding glycoside hydrolase, with amino-acid sequence MFRRRASRRLPSRVVLIAAFLTTLFLWRQLSHQSGVVFVKSSFDWSTVGLVHPPADIKPLPIGHAKRMPRIQAEKGKFVKTVEVEERRDAVRREFRRGWEAYRLKAWGRDELMPLTGQAKDPFGGWAATMVDALDTLWIMDLKAEFNKAASAAAAIDWGNTHEKAVNLFETTIRHLGGLLSSYELSREPALLQKATELGEMLYIAFDTPNRLPGFWLNFDDALKGKQVAGIHDPSASPSSLVMEFTKLSQLTNDPKFYDATDRVTRFLLRIQNSTLLPGMWPMCLDFQNEAVHDNTFSLGALADSLYEYLPKMHALLGGLDENYETMYRTAADVIIKHLLYRPMLPKQEDVLFLGDVRVGAKIELSTESQHLTCFAGGMFALAGKLFNIEEHVNIGERLARGCGWAYSAFPTGIMPEIFDLVACPTLEACEWNETLWKPQNNQKLPPGFRHARDPRYILRPEAIESVFIMYRLTADAKWQDMAWDMFQAIVKYTSTELANAAVDDVTSTETSKTDSMESFWFSETLKYFYLIFSEPDLISLDEFVLNTEAHPFRRLLSQD; translated from the exons ATGTTTCGTCGCCGTGCTTCAAGACGCCTCCCTTCACGCGTCGTGCTAATCGCCGCCTTTCTCACAACACTCTTTCTATGGCGTCAATTATCACATCAGAGCGGTGTGGTGTTTGTAAAGAGCTCGTTTGACTGGTCGACCGTGGGGCTTGTCCATCCGCCGGCGGATATCAAGCCTTTACCTATTGGTCACGCAAAGCGCATGCCGAGAATTCAAGCTGAGAAGGGGAAATTTGTAAAGAcggttgaggttgaggagaggagagatgcTGTGAGGAGGGAGTTTAGGAGAGGGTGGGAGGCGTATAGGTTGAAGGCTTGGGGGAGGGATGAGTTGATGCCGCTGACGGGACAAGCGAAAGATCCGTTTGGCGGGTGGGCTGCTACAATGGTTGATGCGCTGGATACCCTTTGGATAATGGATCTCAAAGCGGAATTCAACAAAGCTGCGAGTGCGGCTGCGGCGATAGATTGGGGAAACACACACGAGAAAGCAGTGAATCTCTTCGAAACGACAATTCGACATCTCGGCGGTCTTCTAAGCTCATATGAACTAAGCCGCGAACCAGCATTATTGCAAAAAGCCACGGAACTCGGAGAAATGTTATATATCGCCTTTGACACGCCGAATCGTCTTCCGGGGTTCTGGCTTAATTTCGACGATGCGTTAAAGGGAAAACAAGTCGCTGGTATTCACGACCCATCAGCTTCACCGAGTTCGTTGGTCATGGAGTTTACCAAGCTCTCACAACTAACCAACGATCCCAAATTCTACGACGCGACAGATCGTGTAACGCGGTTTTTACTCAGGATTCAGAATAGCACTCTTTTGCCAGGAATGTGGCCCATGTGTCTTGACTTTCAGAACGAAGCTGTGCACGATAATACGTTTTCGCTTGGTGCGCTGGCAGATTCTCTTTATGAGTATTTACCCAAGATGCATGCTTTGCTAGGTGGTTTGGACGAGAACTACGAAACCATGTATCGCACGGCGGCGGATGTTATCATAAAGCATTTGCTCTACAGGCCTATGCTGCCGAAACAAGAAGATGTGCTGTTTTTGGGTGATGTCAGGGTCGGTGCGAAGATTGAGTTGAGCACAGAGAGCCAACATCTTACCTGTTTCGCAGGAGGAATGTTTGCACTCGCCGGAAAACTCTTCAATATCGAAGAACACGTCAATATCGGAGAAAGACTCGCACGAGGATGTGGTTGGGCGTACAGCGCTTTTCCGACCGGTATAATGCCCGAAATCTTCGACTTGGTAGCCTGTCCGACCCTCGAGGCCTGCGAATGGAACGAAACGCTCTGGAAGCCGCAAAACAACCAGAAACTCCCTCCAGGCTTCCGCCACGCGCGCGATCCGCGATATATCCTCCGACCGGAAGCTATCGAGAGTGTGTTCATCATGTATCGTCTCACAGCGGATGCAAAGTGGCAGGATATGGCGTGGGATATGTTTCAGGCGATTGTGAAGTATACAAGCACTGAGCTTGCGAATGCGGCTGTTGATGACGTTACGAGTACTGAGACGTCGAAGACTGATTCTATGGAG AGTTTTTGGTTCTCGGAGACGTTGAAGTATTTCTACTTGATCTTCTCGGAGCCAGATTTGATCAGTTTGGATGAGTTTGTGCTGAATACGGAGGCGCATCCTTTTAGAAGGCTTTTGAGTCAGGATTAA